The following coding sequences lie in one Oryctolagus cuniculus chromosome 7, mOryCun1.1, whole genome shotgun sequence genomic window:
- the LOC100352593 gene encoding serum amyloid P-component, whose translation MDKLLLWVFLLTSLTETLAQTDLRGKVFVFPRESSTNHVNIIKELDNPLQSFTLCLRAYSDITCGYSLFSCNAKNRENELLLYKGKPGEYSLYIGNSKATFKVNEEFPAPVHICTSWESSSGIAELWVNGKPLVKKGLRQGYSVDAHPKIVLG comes from the exons ATGGACAAGCTGTTGCTTTGGGTGTTTCTCCTCACCAGCCTCACTGAAACCTTGGCTCAGACAG ACCTCAGGGGGAAAGTCTTTGTGTTCCCTAGAGAATCTTCGACTAATCATGTGAATATCATCAAAGAGCTGGATAATCCCCTGCAGAGCTTCACCTTGTGTCTTCGAGCCTATAGTGACATTACCTGTGGCTACAGCCTCTTCTCCTGTAATGCTAAAAACAGGGAAAATGAGCTGCTCCTTTATAAAGGAAAACCTGGAGAGTACAGTCTGTATATTGGAAATAGCAAAGCTACATTCAAGGTTAATGAAGAGTTTCCAGCCCCAGTGCACATCTGTACCAGCTGGGAGTCTTCTTCAGGCATTGCTGAACTTTGGGTCAATGGGAAACCTTTGGTGAAAAAGGGTCTGAGGCAAGGTTACTCTGTTGATGCTCACCCCAAGATTGTCCTAGGGTAG